One genomic segment of Peromyscus leucopus breed LL Stock chromosome 23, UCI_PerLeu_2.1, whole genome shotgun sequence includes these proteins:
- the Chfr gene encoding LOW QUALITY PROTEIN: E3 ubiquitin-protein ligase CHFR (The sequence of the model RefSeq protein was modified relative to this genomic sequence to represent the inferred CDS: inserted 1 base in 1 codon), producing the protein MEQPGEEEQQPPQEPWGRLLRLGAEEDEPQILLWKREWTIGRRRGCDLSFPSNKLVSGDHCKLRVDDKSGQVTLEDTSTNGTVINKLQVVKKQTYPLQSGDIIYLVYRKNEPEHNVAYLYESLNEKQSLPQESFEANKENMFHVTKDSSGPGQGDDLQVPPLSPVAQTCLEEPQPSTSTSDLFPMASTSSLEPELTSAGQKHSSSSGLGNAGISPKECSSLIANGELSSLSPVLQDKETPFSLETEDHEELEPAKKRMKGDGELDLNLQLLIADQHGNAQTSREDVRVASVKPDKMEETLTCIICQDLLHDCVSLQPCMHTFCAACYSGWMERSSLCPTCRCPVERICKNHILNNLVEAYLIQHPDKSRSEEDLRSMDARNKITQDMLQPKVRRSFSDEEGSSEDLLELSDVDSESSDISQPYIVCRQCPEYRRQAVQSLPCPVPDNEXGATQALGGEAPSTSASLPAAAQDYMCPLQGSHAICTCCFQPMPDRRAEREQDSSVAPQQCAVCLQPFCHLYWGCTRTGCFGCLAPFCELNLGDKCLDGVLNNNNYESDILKNYLATRGLTWKNMLAESLLALQRGVFLLSDYRVTGNTVLCYCCGLRSFRELTYQYRQNIPASELPVTVTSRPDCYWGRNCRTQVKAHHAMKFNHICEQTRFKN; encoded by the exons ATGGAGCAACCCGGAGAAGAGGAGCAGCAGCCACCGCAGGAGCCCTGGGGGAGGCTCCTTCGTCTAGGCGCGGAGGAGGACGAACCTCAAATCCTTCTGTGGAAACGCGAGTGGACCATCGGAAGGAGGAGAG GTTGTGACCTCTCTTTCCCCAGCAATAAACTGGTCTCTGGAGATCACTGTAAACTTAGAGTAGATGACAAATCTGGTCAGGTGACCCTGGAAGACACCAG caCCAATGGAACAGTAATCAACAAGCTGCAAGTTGTTAAGAAGCAGACTTACCCTTTACAGAGTGGGGATATCATCTATTTGGTATACAGGAAGAATGAGCCAGAACACA ATGTGGCATACCTCTATGAatctttaaatgaaaaacaaagcttGCCTCAAGAATCCTTTG AagccaataaagaaaatatgttccaTGTGACCAAAGACTCCTCAGGTCCAGGGCAGGGTGATGACCTCCAGGTTCCACCATTGTCACCCGTGGCTCAAACATGCTTAGAGGAACCACAGCCATCAACATCGACATCAGACCTCTTCCCCATGGCCTCTACCTCTTCTTTGGAGCCAGAGCTGACCTCTGCAGGGCAAAAGCATTCCTCTAGCTCTG GACTTGGGAATGCAGGCATTTCCCCAAAAGAATGTAGTTCACTTATTGCAAATGGTGAACTCTCCAGCCTTTCTCCAGTTCTCCAAGACAAAGAAACACCCTTTTCTTTGGAAACTGAAGACCATGAGGAATTGGAGCCTGCCAAAAAAAGGATGAAAGGAG ATGGGGAGCTTGACTTAAACCTGCAGTTATTGATTGCAGACCAGCATGGAAATGCGCAAACCTCACGTGAGGATGTCAGAGTTGCCTCTGTGAAGCCAGACAAGATGGAGGAGACACTAACCTGCATCATCTGTCAAGACCTTCTGCATGACTGTGTGAG TTTGCAACCTTGTATGCACACATTTTGTGCGGCTTGCTACTCTGGCTGGATGGAGCGTTCATCTTTGTGCCCTACCTGCCGATGTCCAGTGGAGCGGATCTGCAAAAACCACATCCTGAACAACCTTGTGGAAGCATACCTTATTCAGCACCCAG ATAAGAGTCGCAGTGAAGAAGATCTGAGAAGTATGGATGCAAGGAATAAAATCACTCAAGATATGCTGCAACCCAAAGTCAGGAGGTCTTTCTCTGATGAAGAGGGGAGTTCAGAGGACCTGCTAGAGCTGTCAGATGTTGATAGTGAATCCTCAGACATCAG TCAGCCATATATTGTATGCAGACAGTGTCCTGAATACAGAAGGCAAGCAGTGCAGTCTCTTCCTTGCCCAGTCCCAGATAACG CAGGAGCTACACAGGCCCTTGGTGGGGAAGCACCATCAACATCTGCTAGCTTGCCAGCAG CAGCCCAGGATTATATGTGCCCTCTTCAAGGAAGCCACGCCATATGTACCTGTTGCTTCCAGCCTATGCCTGATCGGAGAGCTGAACGTGAGCAGGATTCCAGTGTTGCTCCTCAGCAGT GTGCAGTGTGCCTGCAACCCTTCTGCCATTTGTACTGGGGCTGCACCCGGACTGGCTGCTTTGGCTGCTTGGCTCCATTCTGTG AGCTCAACCTGGGGGACAAGTGCTTGGATGGAGTGCTGAACAATAACAACTATGAGTCGGACATCCTGAAG AATTACCTGGCAACCAGGGGTCTGACATGGAAAAATATGTTGGCAGAGAGTCTCCTAGCTCTACAGCGGGGTGTATTTCTACTGTCTG ATTACAGAGTCACTGGAAACACTGTACTGTGTTACTGCTGTGGTCTGCGCAGCTTCCGAGAGCTGACCTACCAGTATCGGCAGAACATTCCTGCTTCAGAGTTGCCAG tGACAGTAACATCCCGTCCTGATTGCTACTGGGGCCGTAACTGTCGCACTCAGGTGAAGGCTCACCATGCAAT GAAATTCAATCACATCTGTGAACAGACAAGGTTCAAGAACTGA